Genomic window (Rhodohalobacter sp. SW132):
CGTTCATCATTAGAGTTCATCTGCATACCACTTCCCCGCGATCGCCCGATTGAATCAATCTCATCAATGAATACAATACACGGAGCTTTTTCCTTGGCCTGTTTAAACAGATCACGTACACGGGCAGCACCAACACCTACAAACATCTCAACAAAATCGGACCCACTGAGTGAGAAAAACGGCACATCGGCTTCACCCGCTGTCGCTTTGGCAAGCAGTGTTTTACCTGTTCCCGGAGGGCCGACAAGCAGCACACCTTTGGGAAGGCTGCCGCCAAGATTTGTAAATTTCTTAGGATTGCTCAAAAATTCGACAACCTCTTCGACTTCTGCCTTTGCTTCTTCGAGTCCGGCAACATCCTGGAAAGAAACTTTGCTCTCGGTCTGTTTGTCGTAAAGAGAGGCTTTATTTTTGCCAATATTTAGAACCTGCTGCCCCGGATTCATTCGCTTGAAGATAAAAATCCAGAAGGCAATAATAAGCGCTATAGGAATCAGCCAGATAAAGATTCCGCTCCACCAGTTCTCTTCGACTCTCACGTCATACACTACGTTATATTCATCAAACATAGCCCTGACTTCATCACCCTCAAGCATTGTGGTGGTAAATTTAGGTCCGGAGGGTTCAGATGAACGCCACCTGCTTTCTTCCTGCTCAGGGCGTTCAACTATTCCTTCTTCAATAGCTTTTTCAGAGTATTCCCCTTCAATCTCTGTGTTGTTAATAATCAGGATTTCCTGTACATACCCCTCCTGAACATACTCCAGGAACTCACTATATTTTATTCTTTCAGAGCTGTCACCGGGAGCAACAAGAAAATTAAATCCAATTAAAACGAGAAACAGAACAACGTAGATCCAGATTGGAAAACGAGGTGCTTTCTTTTTTTCGTTTTTGTTTGAACCGGAGTTAGAAGAATTTTTGGATGTCTGTTTTTTAGTCATTTAACTTTTTTGAATATCTTAGCAACCCTAAAGATAGTGTTTTTTCTGCAGAATTATACATTATCAGAATGGGTTCTGAAGATTTTTTCACGGAAATAAAGTTTTTCGAAAGTTGCTATAGTCAACGATTGTAATCCGTTTGGTGAGGATACACCGGTCTGGAAGTGCTTAGAAAGTATAACACAGTGGGTAAACTGAAAGGATAACGGTTATAAGCATTGATTATGTTTCAAAAAGATCAAATTTTATGGTCTCTTCTTCCCCGGTATTGATCACAAACTGTTTTTCGCGTCCCACAATTTTACCAATAACAGCAAAATCCTCAAATTCTGTTTTTAGCTTTTCAACATCTTCTTCTTTGAGTGTAAATAGCATCTCAAAATCTTCGCCGCCATAAAATGCGTATTTATCAACATCTTCCTGCATCTCATCGGCTACATTCCGAACCTCAAAAGAAATGGGAACAGCCGGTGAATACATTTGAACCCCCATATTGGAACTTCTGGCTATATTTTGAAGGTCATTAACAACACCTTTCGTGACATCCGTCATGCTTGTAGGACGAATACCTGTGTTTTTAAAACTTTCGATCAGATCAAACCGCGCTTTAGGCACCAGCTGGCGCTGAACAACAAACTCATATTTTTCAAGATCAGGTTGAAAATGGTCACTGCCGCTCTCTTGCCATGTTTTTTTTTCTCTTAGTAAAATTCTCAGACCAGCCATCGCTGCGCCCAGTTCACCAGTCACGCATATAATGTTATCTTCTTCAGCATCAGACCGTTTTACAGCAGATCCTTTTTCCACTTCGCCGGTAACAGAAACAGAAACGACTAATATTTGATGAGATGCAGTTGTATCACCACCCGTGATCTGTACCCCATAGTCTTTACATGCTGCATCAATTCCTTCGTAAAGCTGTTCCATCATCTGTACCGAATACCGATTGGGAACAGCGAGATTTATATTTATTGTTTTTGGCTGACCATTCATCGCATAAATATCACTTACAGCAGCCGTAACAATTTTATATCCTAAATGTTTGAATGGAGTGTAGGTCAGATCAAAATGAACCCCTTCTAAAAAGATTTCCGAAGACGTTGTGATTTGGCAGCCTTCCTGAACATTGAAGAGTGAAGCATCATCCCCCATTCCGAGTTCTGTTTCCTTTGAAACTGATCCGGTGAATTTTGAGAGTCGTTCAACAAATCGGGCAAAACCGATCTCCTGAATTGTTTTAAAATCGTTTTTTTTCATGAATGGGATTTTAATAAAATAAAAAAAGGCATTTACACAAAGTGTAGACGCCTTTTGATCGTTTGAAAAAGATTCCCGGTTAAAACCGGGAATCGATAATTTTTGATTCGTATCAGACTAAATTTCGCGAAGTGTTGAATAGTTGATACGCAGTGTTCCTGCATGCCTGAGTTCCTGCTGAACATCGGTTACGATGCCAAATTCGGAGTCTGCATCTACGCGAAGAGAAACAATGAGCCTGGGCTCGTCCATCAGTTTATCATACATGATATTACGGATCGACCCCATATCATCTATCAGGGTATCATCAATCTGAACGCGGGTTTCACCAAGTTGTCCGCCACCAAGGCGTTGCGGGCCGATATAAATATAGCTAACGAGCCTTTTCTGCTCGATCTTCTCTATATTTTCAGCCGAGGTATACTCAATCTGTACCTGCAGTTCAACCTCACGAAGTACCGTTGTAACCATGAAGAAAATAAGCAACATGAATACAACATCCGGCATCGCAGAGGTTGGCACCCCCTGTTTCGTTTTCGCCTGCTTCTTTTTAAATCTACTCATAAGTTAGCCCTCATCCGGTTCAGCGATTGATATTCGTCGGGGATACATGTCCCGAATCTCGTCCTGTTGAACACTGTCATCCTCAAGTGCCGAGTATGGAACACCAAAACGATTCTGAGAGGCGACATTCCGCAATTCTGCGTACGCCCCCATCACTTCATCGAGCATATCGATATAAACGTTATACGGTGTTCGCCTGTCGGTTTTGATGGATACGATCGCATCATCCGGTGATTCTGACAAGTTTGGATCGTTCGTTGGATTGTCAACAAAATCCATGACCCTTTGCCTGATTTCAGATATTGCGGCAGGTTCTTCATCGAGAAGCACCATTCCCTGAGCATTCACAAGAATGTTCAGGAGGTTTCTTTCACGAACCGGTGGCGGCTCAATATCATCCGGAATCGGAGGTAATGTCATTCCGATACCGGCGTCCACATCAATGGTTGTTACCACAAGGAAGAATATCAAAAGCAAAAATGCGATATCCGCCAGTGATGAACCATTGATTTCCGGTTCTTCTCTACGTTGTTGTTTATTGAGCATCGCTTAGAGATTAAATGTTCTTCTTGTACTTGATATCACGATAGCCAGAGCCATAAGCGACATCATGATCACAAGAGTGAGCATAGCCGCTCTGTCGACGCTGTTTAAAATTGCGTAACAGATACCAAATATCGCAAGCGGTACAATCATCACGCTCACCTTTTTAAGGCTTGCGCGTCCCTGTGCTACGTTGCGTATGCCTGCAGCCAGTGCTAATATCGCACCGATTGCAATCAATCCCAATCCAAGTCCAATTGCTATTGTTTCAACCATAAGTTATACCTGTTGGTGTGGTTAAATTGAGATTATAATTACACTTCGTCTTCGTCAGATACCTGATCATCTTTAACTACAACAATTGGCTTGCCTTCTTTCATTAAAATAATGGAATCGATCAGCGTAATGGAGCTCTCTTCCATATCTGCAATTATTCGATCGATCTTAGACACGCAGTAGTTATAACCAATCTGCAGAATAATACCTGCGAGAAGACCGGCTGCTGTTGTCAAAAGTGCAATTTTAATACCACGTGCAACAAGACTTGGTGAGATATCAGCTGCTGCTTCAATAGCGTCAAACGCCTCAATCATACCTACAACAGTTCCAAGGAATCCAAGCAGAGGGGCGATCGCAATAAAAAGCGCAAGCCACACAAGTCCTCGTTCAAGGAAGCTCATCTCAATGGAGCCGTAGGTTGTAATTGCTTTTTCCGCGGCTTCAACTCCTTCATCAGCGCGCATAAGTCCGGCCTGAAATACAGAAGCGATTGGACCTCTTGTTTGTGCGCAAAGTTCCTGGGCTGCCGGAATCCCACCGTCTTGAAGAGCTTGCTGAACATCGAGAATAAATTTTCTTGTGTTAATATCAGCAAGATTGAGAGTGATTACTCTCTCGAGAAAAATTGCAAGGCCCAAAATGAGAGCGATCAGCACAGGCCACATCCACTCCTCACCTTCGTTGAATTTTTCTACTAAGACGTTAAAGAAGCCAGCATCAGTTCCTGCCTGTAGGAAAAAATATCCGAGATCCGCTCCCATTTGAAGAACAGACTGAGCTAAAAGTGAAGTCATAAGATTACTCCGCGTTATGTTTTGGTTTTGGGCTTAATTTAAAGCAAAATGATAGATCATTTGAAACTAAATGTCAAAACGTAGTATGGGTTTTAACAATATTATATTGATCTAATCATTCGCATATCAATGATTTAAAATGAGATTTATTAACCAGCTGAGAATTTTAGAAAAACTGAAGTGTAATTTTAACAATTATATTCCGGCTCATCTGCAATTCATTGCGAGATTGAGCCACAATACTCCGAAACCTTTCTATACATTAAGCTTCAGCAGTTAATAAAGCTTGGCTACAATATATTAGAACACAGCACTAACTACCAAACGTAATGTTTGAATTATTTGATTTTGTGCTGTAGTCCTTCCATTGTACTGCAAAGATAACCGAACGAGTGATGTTGCGCGGTAATCACTGTTTAAACTCCATACGATATTTGTACCCGTTCCAATGCCGTCTGTTAATTCAAATTCCGCTTGTCCGGCTGCCGGCCCGTCGATTATAGTGCGCCTCAGTTGCAGCCGCAGCCGGTTTTGAATTCTATTGAAGAGAAAAAGCTGTGTGCGGTTCTCTACTGAAATAGTTCGTGCTGATGCATCACCACCCGGGGCACGGTTCCGCTTAAAGCCATAGAGTGTCCTGAATTCGGTTTGTGCGGAACGATTAATAAATAAACTGAAACCCGGTTCTGCCTCAAAACCTGAGATATTAAAGTTTCGGGATGAAAAGCGTGAGTTTTGATTTTCACTTTCGAGCATACGAAATTGTGACAACAGTCGCAGTGGCCTGCTTACCTGCAATTCTCCTTCAAACAGCATTTCACGATTTTTTGCAGTCTGTACTCCTGCTGCGCGCTGAAACAGACTGTTTGATTGATTGTAGGACATCGAAGCTTCTGCTGTGCGTTCTTCACTTCTCCAGCTTAGCCGCTGCCGAAAAAATTGCTGACCGTTAATGGAAGTTTCTTCATCGAGCAGGACAGATCGGTTCAGAAAATAAACTTTCCGGAGCTCTTCTTCCCGGCTGGTTTCCCTGATTTCAAATAACGACCGAAGTACAAGATGCTCAAGTGCTCCCGTATCTCTTCCCCGCAAGTGTGCGATCATCTCGCCGATCCGAAACTCATTTCTTGCCCTTAACGTTACATCGATCACGGGAAGAAGTTCATCGGATGGCACAAACTGCCGAATGTATGTCCCCTCATTGGGTGTGACCTCCGGAAAGAATTCATCAACCTGCCGAACCCCGTCTTCATTCAGGTCAATCCAGACATACTGGCCAAGTTCAGGCCCTACTTCGATATACGTTTCCTGCAGAAGTGCTCTGCGCTCGGTGTTGGCTTCGTAAAATAGCTCTCCGTCCGCCAGATTATTCAGCAATGAGTAATTCGTTGCTGAACGCATGAGTACTCCCCGGCTTCTTGGCGCGGCACTCTCCTGCTGAAATTCATTTTCAAACGTTTTTTGACGAAACTGCACGCTATTTTCAGTTCTGAAACTGTCTGATGGTCTGTATTCCATCCGAAATCGCTGTGAACGGCTCACAGATTCATCCGCAAGTTGATTATCCAACGGACGCCGGTTCCTTCGATATCCAAGCCCCCCTTCCAGCATTAATGAAGAAAGTTGAAGCTGCAGGCCGGGATTGAGATCGTAAAACTGGAGTGATTCTGAGAGCAGATCCCCATCAAGTGTACGCTGATCCCGGTTTTCAGCCTCCCAGTGAAAAAACGGAGTTACTGTCGATTGGTTCACAGAAAAATCCTGACGGATCGTACCCCGGTTTCTCAGCCAGTCCCCCCTGCGGTTAAGGATTTCATCCCGGCTGTTTACATAACTTGCCGTGGTGAAAATTTGTGGTACTCCCGATTCCTGCAGCTGAAGTTCACCTTCTGCCCGCCTGCCCTCGAACCTGTTGCGCTGAAGCTCTCCAGCGTTTAATCGAAGACGTGAACCGGTATCCCTGGTCAGGCCGGCATAGATCGTTGTTTCGCGCTCCTGATCGCCATCCTCTTCTCGCTGGATATTCCAGCGGCGATCAAACTCAATAACCCGGGGACGATCAAAAAACTCAAACTGTTCGCCGATGTAGTTCTGTTCGATTCCGGCATCAAATGTGCCCATTCGCGATTCAATGCCGGCTATCGAAAGTTCGCCGTTCACTGCATGATCCACGTTTCCGCTGCCGGTTTCTGAGAAACGGTTCGGATCGAACTCACTTATGGCCCATTCCCCGCTCAGCTGAATATGCTCACTTAATTGAAAAGATGAGTTCAGCGACACCATCTGGTGACTCTTCGGGGCCTGCAGCCTGATTACCGGCTCATATCTTCCCTGTCCCGGTCCGGCCCACTCATATAAAATACCATTCACCGCACCACCCACTCTTCGATATGATCCATTTCCTTCGCCAAGATTTGAGAATCGCACCCTGTATACGCCTCGCGGATCCCCGGGCAGATGCCTGAAAATTTCGTACACTTCCCCATTATATACTGTATCAACCCTTGCGTATTGCAAATACTGAGCGTCTTCCCGGAATCCAACGGAATCAGCCCCGCTTACAAAAAGCTCATCCTGATCATCTCCAAGATTTCTGAGCCTGTCGATATCTTCATCAGAAAGATTCAACTGTGTTGCCGGGTTCTTGTTATCCGCCTCACGAATGTAAGTCGCCCCAACCGACAATCTTCCCCCAGCCAGGTTATCTTCGCTGCCGCGTGCTGTAAACAGAGTGCGCGTAAAATTTTGAGTGATATATTGAAACTCCACTACAATTCGGGTTTCATCCGTCACCACCAGGTTGTTTGTGAACGTAATTTCACCCAGGCTATAATCGATAATATATTCATTTTCAGCACCCCGGTTTACTTCATTGCCGTCGATATAAACTGTTTCTGAACCTGCAATCACAATAATAAATGCCTCGTTCTCTGCGCCAGATAACCGGTACGGCCCCTGCACACCTTCGAGACCATTGAACCGCTGTGTTCGAAACTGCCCTCTTGCAACCGAAGCTCCGCCACCAAAATCACCGACAGGCGTGGTGCCGGATCCTACCGCACCCTGTACTCTCCGATTGATGCGTGCAAACCGGCTTTGATCGTACCGAATATCCACATCACCCAGTTCAAGTTCTCCAACGGGAGCCTGAAGCTGGATGTACACCCTGTCGAACTCACGAATAGTTTGAGTCGTGCCATCCGGCTGAATGGGGGTCGACCGATCCGTGAGAGATGCCAGGATCGTAATTTCGTCCGTGATGTTTCCACTCAGATCGAGCCGTAAGCCGCTGTCCAGTGCTAAATCCTGCCGGTTTCCAACGGTAAAACCCCGGGTTAAGCTGCCACTTTGTGACAGATCGGCCTCTCCAAACAAATCATCGCCGGTAAGAATCTGGCGCCTGACAGGTTCATCGATTCCGGTCATACCCTGAAGTGTATCATCAATCACCTGAAATTCTCTGAGACGGAAACTCTGAGTAATATCAAACAGTGGTTTTTCATAGGTGATTGCGACCTCTGTGTATTCCAAAAAAATCTCTTCAGGGATGTGAAATGATATCATTCCGCTATGCGGATCAAACGTCCACCAATCAGAGTTGATTTCCAGGTCATCCGACATTACCTCCACGGTTTCCCAATCGATCAGAAATCCGAGAAAAAAAGTTGT
Coding sequences:
- a CDS encoding MotA/TolQ/ExbB proton channel family protein; translated protein: MGADLGYFFLQAGTDAGFFNVLVEKFNEGEEWMWPVLIALILGLAIFLERVITLNLADINTRKFILDVQQALQDGGIPAAQELCAQTRGPIASVFQAGLMRADEGVEAAEKAITTYGSIEMSFLERGLVWLALFIAIAPLLGFLGTVVGMIEAFDAIEAAADISPSLVARGIKIALLTTAAGLLAGIILQIGYNYCVSKIDRIIADMEESSITLIDSIILMKEGKPIVVVKDDQVSDEDEV
- the thiL gene encoding thiamine-phosphate kinase gives rise to the protein MKKNDFKTIQEIGFARFVERLSKFTGSVSKETELGMGDDASLFNVQEGCQITTSSEIFLEGVHFDLTYTPFKHLGYKIVTAAVSDIYAMNGQPKTININLAVPNRYSVQMMEQLYEGIDAACKDYGVQITGGDTTASHQILVVSVSVTGEVEKGSAVKRSDAEEDNIICVTGELGAAMAGLRILLREKKTWQESGSDHFQPDLEKYEFVVQRQLVPKARFDLIESFKNTGIRPTSMTDVTKGVVNDLQNIARSSNMGVQMYSPAVPISFEVRNVADEMQEDVDKYAFYGGEDFEMLFTLKEEDVEKLKTEFEDFAVIGKIVGREKQFVINTGEEETIKFDLFET
- a CDS encoding biopolymer transporter ExbD, translated to MSRFKKKQAKTKQGVPTSAMPDVVFMLLIFFMVTTVLREVELQVQIEYTSAENIEKIEQKRLVSYIYIGPQRLGGGQLGETRVQIDDTLIDDMGSIRNIMYDKLMDEPRLIVSLRVDADSEFGIVTDVQQELRHAGTLRINYSTLREI
- a CDS encoding biopolymer transporter ExbD; translation: MLNKQQRREEPEINGSSLADIAFLLLIFFLVVTTIDVDAGIGMTLPPIPDDIEPPPVRERNLLNILVNAQGMVLLDEEPAAISEIRQRVMDFVDNPTNDPNLSESPDDAIVSIKTDRRTPYNVYIDMLDEVMGAYAELRNVASQNRFGVPYSALEDDSVQQDEIRDMYPRRISIAEPDEG